The Bacillus sp. 2205SS5-2 DNA segment TCCCGTTTTTTTGATTTTCTTTTATGCTTCTGTCTTAGACAGTAGGGCTTTCTTCGCAAAGTTTGTGGCTTTTCATATCCGTTAATAATCTATGATATAGCCACAATGTATACGAAAAGAGCCTTAAGAAAATAGCCTAATCAATTCAATTCCCTTTCCAAAATTAATTTAGTTTTACGACCAAAAACCCCGTCATTATCGAGCTCTTCAAATCTTGTTTGGAATTTTCGAACAGCAGCTTCTGTCAGTGAACCATAGATTCCATCAATATATGTGGAATCAATGCCCATGGATTTCAGAGCTCTTTGGATGTTTCTCACTCCTTCTCCTTCGTCGCCTAATCCAAAAGTAGTATCAGGCAGTGGATAAGATATGCCCTGTTTGGATGAAAGGACTTCCTTAAGCTTCGTTAATGTTTGAGGTCCGGCCAGTCCATCAACAAGTAATTTTTGCTGAAGCTGAAACTTTCGTACCGCTCCTTCAGTTTCATCTCCAAATTCTTCATCAACTCCATATTTGGGGAGCGAGTAACCAGCTTCAATAAGATTGGTTTGTAAATCCTTAACCTCTTTGCCTGAGTCTCCATTACCTAATACTGAAATGATCCCAACGTTTGTGGACTTAGGAAAATAGGTTTGAGTAGCTTTTTTGACGTCTGAAACAAACTGCGACCAAGAAATCCCCTTGCGATTTAGTGCATTTTGGGGGTCAGACCTTCTCGCAGGATCTAGAGTACTATGTGAGACAATATCTTTATTTGGATCTAAATGGAACTTATCAGCTAAATAGGCGTGATACCAAACATAGCGATTATAAGCTTCCCTAAAATTGATGCTACCTCCCCAGCATAGTTCAATCCCGATGGCATGATCATTTGCCTCTGCACCGTAAAGCCTATTATCTGTAGAAACATCATAGCGAACATGCCAAGCTTTTTCAGAAATAGGGATTATTTCTAAAATAATCTGATCATCGATAAAGGTATGTGCCGAAGCATTTGGTTGAACGTTTTGAAAGTAGTTTCGATTAACATAAGCGGTAGATCCAGGATTTCCAGTATCATGACTGACAATAAAAAGAACCTTTCCTAGCCGGGTTCCAGGACGAGAATTACCAACAGAAATATAATCTCTTGAAATAGGGTATTTCATGAAATCACTCCTTATTTTTAACTATCTTATTACTATATGAGACTATTGGGAGGAGGGTATTTTTAAAAGTGTATTTATCGGAGAAACGTGATGATTTAAATTGAGCATTTATTTTCATCGGTGCTTTTTAAGGCACGTCTTAGTGGCTAGGGACTCGGGCATTTGTCAGCCGCCTCAGGACGAGCGACGAGCCACTGTTGGTTTGGAATAAAGTTTGTTCAAAAACATGTTACAAAACTTAATATTTTCACTAACAAAAAGAAGCCATTTTGAAAAAAATTGATCAAAATGGCTTCTTCACCAGAAAATTAATTATTGGTTTTTGTAAAAAAGATCGATCACTTTCATTTATGATCTTCGACAATCGCGCTCGATCGCTGAACAAACAGAAACTCATGTAAAGTATCTAATCCCTTGGAACACTAATAGTATGAAAGCAAGAAGTCTATAAATTAGCCAATTGTCAAAATTCTTGCTCTCACCTTTTTTGAAAGGTGTGCGCCTGTAATAAAAAGAATACACTATTATAAGAACCATTAAAATCGTAAGTACCAATTGATCATTTGAATTATCTCCATCAAAGAAAATTATTACTAGCAGAATGAACAAGGAAAAATAAATGATATTGAACACATCTTCAATAATTTTGTTTTTACGCATACAGTAACCTCAGATCCAAAAAAATTAATGTTGTGTTTATTATAAAATGACTACTATCCCTCTTAAAGTGTCCTTGTTGAACAAACCTAAGTTGTTATTTAATGTACACCTCTTCACAGTATCCTTTAAGTTTAGCATATTATCGATTTTCTTTACTATAGTAATAGGAAAGCTTTTGAGGTTATCGTCAGCTTTTCCCCCATCTAGTGGCTATTTCGCCACGTTATCAGCTTACAAGGTTGAACTAAGCGTTACTTCCTCATTCGACTCATCGATGTAGTCCTTCAGTTTTCAATTTAAATGGCCCTATTCTTGAATAACTATATTGTCGTTCAGATTTTCTATCTCTAATTATAAAAATCCCTTTGGATATATATCGAAAGGGTAAAACGTCGTATCTTTTTTATAAGCATCGCGACTTTATTCAAAAAATCGCATCTTCTTTATAAACATTGTGACTTTATTTCAAATCTACAGCCACTTTCGCATTTCTTGATCTAGCTGCAGTGGCTCTGAGGCTCGGGTCAAATGAATAACCCTCCAGTGATGCAGGCATCACCTCCGAGTTTCTCATTTGCCTGCCGCCGCAGGACAGCCACTTTCGCTTTTCTAAATACTTCTCTGGTCTTAGTTGTTTTTCTATCTTGGGGTCGTTATGGGATTTTGGGATTGGAGGTAAGATGTAAATAAG contains these protein-coding regions:
- a CDS encoding peptidoglycan-binding domain-containing protein; translated protein: MISVLGNGDSGKEVKDLQTNLIEAGYSLPKYGVDEEFGDETEGAVRKFQLQQKLLVDGLAGPQTLTKLKEVLSSKQGISYPLPDTTFGLGDEGEGVRNIQRALKSMGIDSTYIDGIYGSLTEAAVRKFQTRFEELDNDGVFGRKTKLILERELN